In the genome of Triplophysa rosa unplaced genomic scaffold, Trosa_1v2 scaffold24_ERROPOS5743805+, whole genome shotgun sequence, one region contains:
- the LOC130550170 gene encoding E3 ubiquitin/ISG15 ligase TRIM25-like isoform X4, whose translation MAEASISVFQDQFSCSMCLNLLKDPVTINCGHSFCMSCITDCWNQEDHKRVYSCPQCRQTFTPRPALGKNVILAEMVEKLKKTTLQTDRAAPSYAGPEDVECDVCTERKLKAVKSCLVCLNSYCQTHFERHEELHSGKRHKVTEATGRLQEMICSQHDRLLEVFCHTDHKCICLLCMMDEHKNHDTVSAAAGKQKLVEDNQRKHQQRIQEKEKKLQDLREAVKTHKRSAQTAVEDTERIFTELIRSIKRRFPVVIQLIRDQEKTAVSRAEGLLKELEQEIDDLRRRHDEMEQLSHTEHHIHFLQSFQSLSESLGSTDNISVSSLLSFDDMRKSVNQLKVKVEDFCKEIGNISDKGLLSVSAVSVGVPAGGLAPHPT comes from the exons ATGGCAGAAGCCAGTATTTCAGTGTTTCAGGATCAGTTCAGCTGTTCAATGTGTCTGAATCTACTGAAGGATCCAGTGACTATTAACTGTGGACACAGTTTTTGTATGAGCTGTATTACAGACTGCTGGAATCAGGAGGATCACAAGAGAGTTTATAGCTGCCCTCAGTGCAGACAGACCTTCACTCCAAGACCTGCTTTAGGAAAGAATGTGATTCTTGCTGAGATGGTGGAGAAACTGAAGAAAACTACACTTCAGACTGATCGAGCTGCTCCCAGTTATGCTGGACCTGAAGATGTGGAGTGTGACGTCTGTACTGAGAGAAAACTGAAAGCAGTCAAGTCCTGTCTAGTGTGTCTGAACTCTTACTGTCAAACTCACTTTGAGCGACATGAAGAACTTCATTCAGGAAAGAGACACAAAGTAACTGAAGCCACTGGAAGACTTCAGGAGATGATCTGCTCTCAACATGACAGATTGCTCGAGGTTTTCTGTCATACTGaccataaatgtatttgtttactGTGTATGATGGATGAACATAAAAATCATGACACTGTATCAGCTGCGGCAGGGAAACAG AAACTAGTGGAGGACAACCAGAGAAAGCACCAACAGAGAATCcaggagaaagagaagaagcTTCAGGATCTCAGAGAGGCTGTGAAGACACACAAG CGCTCTGCACAGACAGCAGTGGAGGACACTGAGAGGATCTTTACTGAACTGATCCGCTCCATTAAGAGAAGATTCCCTGTGGTGATACAGCTGATCAGAGATCAGGAAAAGACTGCAGTGAGTCGAGCTGAAGGACTCTTGAAGGAACTGGAGCAGGAGATTGATGATCTGAGGAGGAGACATGATGAGATGGAGCAGCTCTCACACACAGAACATCACATCCATTTCCTTCAG AGTTTTCAGTCTCTCTCTGAATCTCTTGGATCTACAGACAACATCTCTGTCAGTTCTCTCCTCTCTTTTGATGATATGAGAAAATCTGTCAATCAGCTGAAAGTTAAGGTGGAAGATTTCTGTAAAGAGATTGGAAATATATCTgacaaag GTCTGCTCTCTGTCTCCGCAGTTTCCGttggcgtcccagccggcggcCTCGCTCCACACCCGACTTAA
- the LOC130550170 gene encoding E3 ubiquitin/ISG15 ligase TRIM25-like isoform X3, translating to MAEASISVFQDQFSCSMCLNLLKDPVTINCGHSFCMSCITDCWNQEDHKRVYSCPQCRQTFTPRPALGKNVILAEMVEKLKKTTLQTDRAAPSYAGPEDVECDVCTERKLKAVKSCLVCLNSYCQTHFERHEELHSGKRHKVTEATGRLQEMICSQHDRLLEVFCHTDHKCICLLCMMDEHKNHDTVSAAAGKQKLVEDNQRKHQQRIQEKEKKLQDLREAVKTHKRSAQTAVEDTERIFTELIRSIKRRFPVVIQLIRDQEKTAVSRAEGLLKELEQEIDDLRRRHDEMEQLSHTEHHIHFLQSFQSLSESLGSTDNISVSSLLSFDDMRKSVNQLKVKVEDFCKEIGNISDKALSTMTERSDQHHDPAGPDPLCTALPAQEVDALHRQVAALQLQVSELLRGTDGAVGSPFSPPRGASTDPEPHANSPPLYDEDPNSCRAFISQCSLVFALQPRRYSTEESRITFILTLLTG from the exons ATGGCAGAAGCCAGTATTTCAGTGTTTCAGGATCAGTTCAGCTGTTCAATGTGTCTGAATCTACTGAAGGATCCAGTGACTATTAACTGTGGACACAGTTTTTGTATGAGCTGTATTACAGACTGCTGGAATCAGGAGGATCACAAGAGAGTTTATAGCTGCCCTCAGTGCAGACAGACCTTCACTCCAAGACCTGCTTTAGGAAAGAATGTGATTCTTGCTGAGATGGTGGAGAAACTGAAGAAAACTACACTTCAGACTGATCGAGCTGCTCCCAGTTATGCTGGACCTGAAGATGTGGAGTGTGACGTCTGTACTGAGAGAAAACTGAAAGCAGTCAAGTCCTGTCTAGTGTGTCTGAACTCTTACTGTCAAACTCACTTTGAGCGACATGAAGAACTTCATTCAGGAAAGAGACACAAAGTAACTGAAGCCACTGGAAGACTTCAGGAGATGATCTGCTCTCAACATGACAGATTGCTCGAGGTTTTCTGTCATACTGaccataaatgtatttgtttactGTGTATGATGGATGAACATAAAAATCATGACACTGTATCAGCTGCGGCAGGGAAACAG AAACTAGTGGAGGACAACCAGAGAAAGCACCAACAGAGAATCcaggagaaagagaagaagcTTCAGGATCTCAGAGAGGCTGTGAAGACACACAAG CGCTCTGCACAGACAGCAGTGGAGGACACTGAGAGGATCTTTACTGAACTGATCCGCTCCATTAAGAGAAGATTCCCTGTGGTGATACAGCTGATCAGAGATCAGGAAAAGACTGCAGTGAGTCGAGCTGAAGGACTCTTGAAGGAACTGGAGCAGGAGATTGATGATCTGAGGAGGAGACATGATGAGATGGAGCAGCTCTCACACACAGAACATCACATCCATTTCCTTCAG AGTTTTCAGTCTCTCTCTGAATCTCTTGGATCTACAGACAACATCTCTGTCAGTTCTCTCCTCTCTTTTGATGATATGAGAAAATCTGTCAATCAGCTGAAAGTTAAGGTGGAAGATTTCTGTAAAGAGATTGGAAATATATCTgacaaag CTTTGTCGACCATGACAGAACGGTCAGACCAACATCACGACCCAGCGGGACCGGATCCCTTATGCACGGCGCTCCCTGCCCAGGAGGTTGACGCCCTTCACAGGCAAGTGGCGGCGTTGCAGCTTCAGGTTTCGGAACTTCTCCGTGGTACCGACGGCGCTGTGGGATCACCATTTTCTCCACCACGCGGAGCCTCAACTGATCCAGAGCCCCATGCCAACAGTCCCCCACTTTACGACGAGGATCCCAACTCCTGTCGGGCGTTTATATCGCAGTGCTCTCTGGTGTTCGCCCTCCAACCACGCCGTTATTCGACAGAGGAGTCCAGGATCACTTTCATACTCACCTTGTTGACTGGATGA
- the LOC130550170 gene encoding tripartite motif-containing protein 16-like protein isoform X1, translating into MAEASISVFQDQFSCSMCLNLLKDPVTINCGHSFCMSCITDCWNQEDHKRVYSCPQCRQTFTPRPALGKNVILAEMVEKLKKTTLQTDRAAPSYAGPEDVECDVCTERKLKAVKSCLVCLNSYCQTHFERHEELHSGKRHKVTEATGRLQEMICSQHDRLLEVFCHTDHKCICLLCMMDEHKNHDTVSAAAGKQKLVEDNQRKHQQRIQEKEKKLQDLREAVKTHKRSAQTAVEDTERIFTELIRSIKRRFPVVIQLIRDQEKTAVSRAEGLLKELEQEIDDLRRRHDEMEQLSHTEHHIHFLQSFQSLSESLGSTDNISVSSLLSFDDMRKSVNQLKVKVEDFCKEIGNISDKVSHIENIPTNESMTRTELLQYFRLFSLDPNTVHEKIFLSEENSVATDTNRVQQYPDHPERFNHYHQVLCRESVCGRCYWEVEWNVWVRISVSYKGISRKGVKRECVFGCNDESWSLIYSPTKCSFWHDYKQTELPVVSSSCRIGVYVDHSAGILSFYSVSDTMTLIHRVHTTFTQPLYPGFLLRRGTKVKLCHLTM; encoded by the exons ATGGCAGAAGCCAGTATTTCAGTGTTTCAGGATCAGTTCAGCTGTTCAATGTGTCTGAATCTACTGAAGGATCCAGTGACTATTAACTGTGGACACAGTTTTTGTATGAGCTGTATTACAGACTGCTGGAATCAGGAGGATCACAAGAGAGTTTATAGCTGCCCTCAGTGCAGACAGACCTTCACTCCAAGACCTGCTTTAGGAAAGAATGTGATTCTTGCTGAGATGGTGGAGAAACTGAAGAAAACTACACTTCAGACTGATCGAGCTGCTCCCAGTTATGCTGGACCTGAAGATGTGGAGTGTGACGTCTGTACTGAGAGAAAACTGAAAGCAGTCAAGTCCTGTCTAGTGTGTCTGAACTCTTACTGTCAAACTCACTTTGAGCGACATGAAGAACTTCATTCAGGAAAGAGACACAAAGTAACTGAAGCCACTGGAAGACTTCAGGAGATGATCTGCTCTCAACATGACAGATTGCTCGAGGTTTTCTGTCATACTGaccataaatgtatttgtttactGTGTATGATGGATGAACATAAAAATCATGACACTGTATCAGCTGCGGCAGGGAAACAG AAACTAGTGGAGGACAACCAGAGAAAGCACCAACAGAGAATCcaggagaaagagaagaagcTTCAGGATCTCAGAGAGGCTGTGAAGACACACAAG CGCTCTGCACAGACAGCAGTGGAGGACACTGAGAGGATCTTTACTGAACTGATCCGCTCCATTAAGAGAAGATTCCCTGTGGTGATACAGCTGATCAGAGATCAGGAAAAGACTGCAGTGAGTCGAGCTGAAGGACTCTTGAAGGAACTGGAGCAGGAGATTGATGATCTGAGGAGGAGACATGATGAGATGGAGCAGCTCTCACACACAGAACATCACATCCATTTCCTTCAG AGTTTTCAGTCTCTCTCTGAATCTCTTGGATCTACAGACAACATCTCTGTCAGTTCTCTCCTCTCTTTTGATGATATGAGAAAATCTGTCAATCAGCTGAAAGTTAAGGTGGAAGATTTCTGTAAAGAGATTGGAAATATATCTgacaaag TTTCACACATTGAAAATATTCCCACCAATGAATCCATGACCAGGACGGAGCTCCTACAAT ATTTCCGGCTGTTTTCTTTGGATCCAAATACAGTCCATGAGAAAATCTTTCTGTCTGAGGAGAACAGTGTGGCTACTGACACTAACAGAGTCCAGCAGTATCCTGATCATCCAGAAAGATTTAATCATTATCatcaggtgttgtgtagagagagtgtgtgtggacGCTGTTACTGGGAGGTCGAGTGGAATGTTTGGGTGAGAATATCAGTGTCATATAAGGGCATCAGCAGGAAAGGAGTAAAACGTGAGTGTGTATTTGGATGTAATGATGAATCCTGGAGTTTGATTTACTCTCCCACCAAATGTTCATTCTGGCACGATTATAAACAGACTGAACTCCCAGTAGTGTCCAGTTCTTGTAGAATAGGAGTGTATGTGGATCACAGTGCAGGAATTCTGTCCTTCTACAGCGTCTCTGACACAATGACCCTCATCCACAGAGTCCACACCACATTCACTCAACCTCTCTATCCTGGGTTTTTGTTACGCAGGGGCACAAAAGTAAAGCTGTGTCATTTAACAATGTAA
- the LOC130550170 gene encoding E3 ubiquitin/ISG15 ligase TRIM25-like isoform X2: MAEASISVFQDQFSCSMCLNLLKDPVTINCGHSFCMSCITDCWNQEDHKRVYSCPQCRQTFTPRPALGKNVILAEMVEKLKKTTLQTDRAAPSYAGPEDVECDVCTERKLKAVKSCLVCLNSYCQTHFERHEELHSGKRHKVTEATGRLQEMICSQHDRLLEVFCHTDHKCICLLCMMDEHKNHDTVSAAAGKQKLVEDNQRKHQQRIQEKEKKLQDLREAVKTHKRSAQTAVEDTERIFTELIRSIKRRFPVVIQLIRDQEKTAVSRAEGLLKELEQEIDDLRRRHDEMEQLSHTEHHIHFLQSFQSLSESLGSTDNISVSSLLSFDDMRKSVNQLKVKVEDFCKEIGNISDKDFRLFSLDPNTVHEKIFLSEENSVATDTNRVQQYPDHPERFNHYHQVLCRESVCGRCYWEVEWNVWVRISVSYKGISRKGVKRECVFGCNDESWSLIYSPTKCSFWHDYKQTELPVVSSSCRIGVYVDHSAGILSFYSVSDTMTLIHRVHTTFTQPLYPGFLLRRGTKVKLCHLTM; this comes from the exons ATGGCAGAAGCCAGTATTTCAGTGTTTCAGGATCAGTTCAGCTGTTCAATGTGTCTGAATCTACTGAAGGATCCAGTGACTATTAACTGTGGACACAGTTTTTGTATGAGCTGTATTACAGACTGCTGGAATCAGGAGGATCACAAGAGAGTTTATAGCTGCCCTCAGTGCAGACAGACCTTCACTCCAAGACCTGCTTTAGGAAAGAATGTGATTCTTGCTGAGATGGTGGAGAAACTGAAGAAAACTACACTTCAGACTGATCGAGCTGCTCCCAGTTATGCTGGACCTGAAGATGTGGAGTGTGACGTCTGTACTGAGAGAAAACTGAAAGCAGTCAAGTCCTGTCTAGTGTGTCTGAACTCTTACTGTCAAACTCACTTTGAGCGACATGAAGAACTTCATTCAGGAAAGAGACACAAAGTAACTGAAGCCACTGGAAGACTTCAGGAGATGATCTGCTCTCAACATGACAGATTGCTCGAGGTTTTCTGTCATACTGaccataaatgtatttgtttactGTGTATGATGGATGAACATAAAAATCATGACACTGTATCAGCTGCGGCAGGGAAACAG AAACTAGTGGAGGACAACCAGAGAAAGCACCAACAGAGAATCcaggagaaagagaagaagcTTCAGGATCTCAGAGAGGCTGTGAAGACACACAAG CGCTCTGCACAGACAGCAGTGGAGGACACTGAGAGGATCTTTACTGAACTGATCCGCTCCATTAAGAGAAGATTCCCTGTGGTGATACAGCTGATCAGAGATCAGGAAAAGACTGCAGTGAGTCGAGCTGAAGGACTCTTGAAGGAACTGGAGCAGGAGATTGATGATCTGAGGAGGAGACATGATGAGATGGAGCAGCTCTCACACACAGAACATCACATCCATTTCCTTCAG AGTTTTCAGTCTCTCTCTGAATCTCTTGGATCTACAGACAACATCTCTGTCAGTTCTCTCCTCTCTTTTGATGATATGAGAAAATCTGTCAATCAGCTGAAAGTTAAGGTGGAAGATTTCTGTAAAGAGATTGGAAATATATCTgacaaag ATTTCCGGCTGTTTTCTTTGGATCCAAATACAGTCCATGAGAAAATCTTTCTGTCTGAGGAGAACAGTGTGGCTACTGACACTAACAGAGTCCAGCAGTATCCTGATCATCCAGAAAGATTTAATCATTATCatcaggtgttgtgtagagagagtgtgtgtggacGCTGTTACTGGGAGGTCGAGTGGAATGTTTGGGTGAGAATATCAGTGTCATATAAGGGCATCAGCAGGAAAGGAGTAAAACGTGAGTGTGTATTTGGATGTAATGATGAATCCTGGAGTTTGATTTACTCTCCCACCAAATGTTCATTCTGGCACGATTATAAACAGACTGAACTCCCAGTAGTGTCCAGTTCTTGTAGAATAGGAGTGTATGTGGATCACAGTGCAGGAATTCTGTCCTTCTACAGCGTCTCTGACACAATGACCCTCATCCACAGAGTCCACACCACATTCACTCAACCTCTCTATCCTGGGTTTTTGTTACGCAGGGGCACAAAAGTAAAGCTGTGTCATTTAACAATGTAA
- the LOC130550171 gene encoding tripartite motif-containing protein 29-like: MKCSQHDRLLEVFCRTDQRCVCYLCTIDEHKNHDTVSAAAERTEKQRLLEDNQRKHQQRIQEKEKKLQDLREAVKTHKI; encoded by the exons ATGAAATGCTCTCAACATGACAGACTGCTGGAGGTTTTCTGTCGTACTGATCAGAGATGTGTTTGTTATCTGTGTACGATTGATGAGCATAAAAATCACGACACTGTATCAGCTGCAGCAGAGAGAACAGAGAAACAG AGACTATTGGAGGACAACCAGAGAAAACACCAGCAGAGAATCcaggagaaagagaagaagcTTCAGGATCTCAGAGAGGCTGTGAAGACACACAAG atttaa